A genomic segment from Diospyros lotus cultivar Yz01 chromosome 5, ASM1463336v1, whole genome shotgun sequence encodes:
- the LOC127802336 gene encoding ammonium transporter 2 member 4-like yields the protein MELPKNLLPDEASPEWMNKGDNAWQLTAATLVGLQSIPGLMLLYGGMVKKKWALNSAFMALYAFAAVLVCWVGWAFRMSFGDKLTAFWGKPAVALDDRFLLEKAFLGYFPTATMVLFQSVFAGITLILVAGALLGRMNFRAWMLFVPLWLTFSYTVGAYSVWNPDGWLTKLGVIDFAGGYVIHLSSGVAGLTAAFWVGPRSDKDRERFPPNNVLVTLAGAGLLWMGWSGFNGGAPYAASTVASLAALNTHVCTATSLLTWLALDTFVFGKPSVIGAVQGIITGLVCITPGAGVVQTWAAILMGMASGSIPWYTMMVLQPKTSLLRRVDDAMGMFHTHAVAGSLGGVLTGFLAVPRLSRLFFMVPDWQKYIGLAYALQTGRTSAGFRQMGIQLAGIAFIACLNVVATSLICLVVKSIVPLRVSDEELQIGDEEIHGEQAYALWADGWRFANPKRNSVYDAEEFSSVVLKTPSELQMV from the exons ATGGAGCTTCCGAAGAACCTGCTGCCGGACGAGGCGAGCCCGGAGTGGATGAACAAGGGCGACAACGCCTGGCAGCTCACGGCGGCGACGCTTGTCGGCCTGCAGAGCATTCCGGGCCTAATGCTCCTCTACGGCGGCATGGTCAAGAAGAAATGGGCCCTCAACTCCGCCTTCATGGCCCTCTACGCCTTCGCCGCCGTCCTCGTCTGCTGGGTCGGCTGGGCCTTCCGCATGTCCTTCGGCGACAAGCTCACCGCCTTCTGGGGCAAGCCGGCGGTAGCACTGGACGACAGGTTCCTGCTGGAGAAGGCGTTCCTGGGGTACTTTCCCACGGCCACGATGGTGCTGTTTCAGTCGGTGTTCGCCGGGATCACGCTGATTCTGGTCGCCGGTGCGCTGCTGGGGAGAATGAACTTTCGGGCATGGATGCTGTTTGTGCCGCTGTGGCTTACTTTTTCGTACACTGTGGGAGCGTACAGCGTGTGGAACCCAGATGGCTGGCTGACCAAGCTCGGAGTTATCGACTTCGCTGGCGGCTATGTCATCCATCTCTCCTCCGGCGTCGCCGGGCTCACTGCAGCCTTCTGG GTGGGACCCAGATCGGACAAGGACAGGGAGAGGTTCCCGCCGAACAACGTTCTGGTGACCCTTGCCGGCGCCGGTCTGCTGTGGATGGGGTGGAGCGGATTCAACGGCGGAGCTCCGTACGCCGCCAGCACCGTCGCCTCGCTTGCCGCTCTCAACACCCACGTCTGCACCGCCACCAGTTTGCTCACCTGGCTCGCCCTCGACACCTTCGTCTTCGGCAAGCCTTCCGTCATCGGCGCCGTCCAGGGCATCATCACCGGACTCGTCTGCATCACCCCCGGCGCCGGCGTCGTCCAAACCTGGGCCGCCATTCTAATGG GCATGGCGTCGGGAAGCATTCCATGGTACACAATGATGGTGCTTCAGCCGAAGACGAGCTTGCTGAGGCGCGTAGACGACGCCATGGGCATGTTCCACACCCACGCCGTCGCCGGAAGCCTTGGCGGCGTTCTCACCGGATTTCTGGCGGTGCCCAGGCTGAGCCGCCTCTTCTTCATGGTCCCCGACTGGCAAAAATACATCGGCCTCGCCTACGCCCTCCAGACCGGACGCACTTCCGCCGGCTTCCGGCAGATGGGGATTCAGCTCGCCGGAATCGCGTTCATCGCGTGCCTCAACGTCGTCGCCACGAGCTTGATATGTTTGGTCGTAAAGTCGATCGTCCCGCTGAGAGTGAGCGACGAGGAGCTGCAGATCGGAGACGAGGAGATTCACGGAGAGCAGGCGTATGCGCTGTGGGCGGATGGATGGAGGTTTGCGAATCCGAAGCGGAATTCGGTTTATGATGCCGAAGAGTTCTCGTCAGTTGTGTTGAAGACTCCGAGTGAACTGCAAATGGTGTGA
- the LOC127802335 gene encoding pentatricopeptide repeat-containing protein At3g04750, mitochondrial → MYTKPCVVPVHGFVRYIYRSGGGVRKTAGEWDPTVSLSLNHPTLVLLERCESRNHFKQILAQMMRNHLTAQTFPMSRLLYFSAISHPQNTDIAVLLFNHFTPSPNLYIYNTMVSALSASYTPAPQSFALYSSMLKSRIFPDKHTLLYLIRASECLAEGMQIHCHAIVTGLFGHGYLQNSLLKMYLENGQMDLAHQLFEEMPNPDAVSFNIMIVEYAKKGHSVEALDFFSEMVGSGLKPDEYTMTGVLMCCGRVGDSPFGRSVHAWLQRRMLISTWNLVLGNALLDMYVKCKELKLAGRVFDMFLERDIVSWNTIIAGHAKVGELALAHTIFNEMPCKDLVSWNSLIAGYAQMGDYMMVRKLFTCMITDKVWPDAVTLVHLVSAASEVGALDQGRQIHGWLVRMQIKVDAFLSSALVHMYCKCGSIKTALLVFRLVTEKDVTLWTTMVTGMAFHGHGHKALEIFSEMQECLAPNHVTFVALLTACVHSGLVDEGLKVFNSMKQKHGIEPQVEHYGCLVDLLARSGRLIEAKDIINKMPMEPSRSIWGALLNACRAHGNIELAETAWRALQKLEPQEEGAYLLLSNMYAAYGRWLYADNLRETMEDKGLKKTAGFSSVVVDGVTHKFVATDIRHPRWMELHSILLGLKSEMGLSSDALSGFMRHSPLD, encoded by the coding sequence ATGTATACGAAGCCATGCGTTGTTCCCGTCCATGGATTCGTTCGCTACATCTACAGATCAGGTGGCGGCGTTCGGAAAACCGCCGGCGAGTGGGATCCGACTGTGTCCCTCAGCCTCAACCATCCAACCCTAGTTTTGCTGGAGAGATGCGAATCCAGAAATCACTTCAAGCAGATATTGGCTCAAATGATGAGAAATCATCTCACTGCTCAAACATTCCCAATGAGCAGACTCCTCTATTTCTCTGCCATTTCACACCCTCAAAACACCGACATCGCCGTTCTCCTCTTCAACCACTTCACTCCGTCGCCCAATCTCTATATCTACAACACCATGGTCTCTGCTTTATCGGCTTCTTACACCCCCGCCCCCCAATCGTTTGCTCTCTATAGTTCCATGCTCAAGTCTCGTATTTTCCCGGACAAGCACACTCTGCTGTACTTAATTCGGGCCTCCGAATGTTTGGCGGAGGGCATGCAGATTCACTGCCATGCCATTGTCACAGGACTGTTCGGCCATGGTTATTTGCAGAACTCCCTCCTGAAGATGTATTTGGAGAATGGGCAAATGGATCTCGCACACCAGTTGTTCGAGGAAATGCCAAACCCAGATGCTGTTTCCTTCAATATTATGATTGTTGAGTATGCCAAGAAAGGACACAGCGTGGAGGCATTAGAttttttcagtgaaatggtggGTTCAGGGCTCAAGCCTGATGAATATACAATGACGGGTGTTCTTATGTGTTGTGGTAGGGTTGGAGACTCTCCGTTTGGGAGGTCGGTTCATGCCTGGCTGCAGCGGAGAATGTTAATTTCTACTTGGAATTTGGTATTGGGAAATGCCCTTTTAGATATGTATGTCAAATGCAAGGAGTTGAAGCTTGCCGGGAGGGTTTTTGATATGTTTCTTGAGAGGGATATTGTTTCGTGGAACACCATAATTGCCGGGCATGCAAAGGTTGGTGAACTGGCCCTTGCCCACACAATCTTTAACGAAATGCCTTGCAAAGATCTTGTTTCTTGGAATTCTTTGATTGCCGGATATGCCCAGATGGGTGATTACATGATGGTGAGGAAATTATTTACTTGCATGATCACAGACAAAGTTTGGCCTGATGCTGTCACATTGGTCCATTTGGTTTCTGCTGCATCAGAAGTAGGAGCTTTAGATCAAGGGAGGCAGATACATGGTTGGCTGGTTAGAATGCAGATCAAGGTTGATGCATTTCTAAGTTCGGCATTAGTACACATGTATTGCAAATGTGGAAGCATCAAAACAGCTCTGCTGGTTTTCAGGCTGGTTACCGAAAAGGATGTAACTTTATGGACAACCATGGTAACGGGAATGGCATTCCATGGCCACGGACACAAAGCTTTGGAAATATTCTCAGAGATGCAGGAGTGTCTAGCCCCCAACCATGTGACCTTTGTCGCTCTCTTAACTGCCTGTGTTCATTCTGGACTAGTGGACGAGGGGCTTAAAGTATTCAACAGTATGAAACAAAAGCATGGTATTGAACCACAAGTTGAGCATTATGGTTGCCTGGTGGATCTCCTAGCACGATCAGGGAGGCTGATTGAGGCTAAAGACATTATCAACAAGATGCCGATGGAACCAAGTAGGTCCATCTGGGGAGCTTTACTTAATGCTTGTAGGGCTCATGGGAACATCGAACTGGCTGAAACAGCTTGGAGAGCATTGCAAAAGTTAGAGCCTCAGGAAGAGGGGGCATATCTTTTGCTGTCTAACATGTATGCCGCTTATGGAAGGTGGCTATATGCAGACAACCTCAGGGAAACCATGGAGGACAAGGGACTGAAGAAGACTGCCGGTTTCAGCTCTGTGGTTGTAGATGGAGTCACTCACAAGTTTGTGGCCACAGATATAAGGCATCCAAGGTGGATGGAGTTGCACTCCATCTTGCTTGGCCTGAAAAGTGAAATGGGGTTGAGCAGTGATGCTCTCTCTGGCTTCATGCGACATTCACCGTTGGACTGA